The genomic interval TTGACGCTGTTTACTTCCTGTTGGCCTCTCCAGCTATTCCAATCCCTTTCTGCCTCTTTCAGGAAGTCAGACGCCACTCTTAGGAACTCCAGCACTGCGATATGACTCCAGATAccttcatcctcatcctcacttCTTGTCCTCCCTTCACCTGTCTGCCGGTCGGCGTCCAGGGCAAACCCGCAGTGCCCTCCTCTGTCTGTTAGCGCCAGCAGGAAGTAAGGGTTGCTCTGGAAAAGGGAAACGGGGAGCATGGAGgctggagggaggagaggatcATCAGAGCTGCAGATGCAGAGCACTGGGACCGCCACCTCATCTGCATCTCTCAGAGGTTCATTCCTCCCCCAGTAGCTCTCCCAGTCCGCTGCTGGGTAAGCTCTGTCACCCAGAGCCCAGGCCGCTGCTGATGTTAGGCCCCTGAGGGAGGGAGATGCAGGGTTTCTCTCTGTGGATGGAGAAGCTTTCTCAGTGGGAGAGCAGAAAAGAGCTTCTTCAAAATCTCTGAGGCTGGAGGATCGGAGGGCACGATCCACATCCAGGATTCCTCGGAGCGAACTGACATATCTATTGAGAGCatggaagaaaagcaaagattttAGCAAATATAGCAAAACTAAAATCTGGAGTTTGTGCAGAGTTGGGtgacgttttttaaaaaactgtagtTTTAGGATTATTTTGCTATGCTGTGCTTTCTACTGTTACTggtaattttattgtgatgtattgctactcttacttcaGTCAAATTTCTGGATATTGTTCTGagttcactgaatgaagaacaaccttgttttaaccaaaaacagacacacacctgtaggttttttttttttttttttaaagttctataatttttatattgaaaataacTGATTTGTAACGATGCtccttttgcctgattttgctgcaaattgttttaatatagatttttaaaatgcaattttaaagatttaaatattaaattactgatgttttgatcagttacttgagtagactttttaccaaacacttgtttactcttacttgagaaCAATTTTTGGCTACACTAGCCGCCTCTGGATTTGTGTATAAAATTCTCACCTGCTCAGCtgcatttttctgtgaaatagcACCCCCCAGCGGTAAATAGGCGGCATGGCGCTTTCAAACCACAGTTGCCCCAGCAACACAGGTGAGatggctgcagctgctgttagGCAGGTGCTTGAACCTCGCTCGCCCAAATAGGACAGCAGGACGGCGGAGCCCGATCCTTCACTCACCGCAACCAACACGGAGGACGGGTGCCGACTGCGGACATACACAACCGCCTGAAAACACACGGAATTGCTACCGTAAGCTGTAAAAATATGATGGAAAAATATGTCTCAAAATATAACTCATGACAAAATATATGAAAGTGGActctgcacatttaaaaactcaacCACAAAGGTAACTTttgtaataaaaccaaaaaaaaaaaaaaaagttaaacctgAACAAGCAGTAAATTAACCTCTAATTTACTGGTAACCACACTGAACATTAATTCATTAGAATGCAGACTgattaaatctttattgttttctctaaCTTATCCTGTttggctgcagagaaacagtttattttcattgtgAGCATcgtctccaacacacctgattcaGATAATTGACTCATTATcaggcctctgcagaacttGTTGGCATGTAGAGGAGGTATTTCATTTGTGAATGTTGgagctatttattctttatttctttatccatttaaatttagttagtttattcttaaatttctagtttttgtattatttacagagtttatttgcaggttaataattgttgattctatttatcttttgttttattatttgttcttatttatttgttttctaagaCAGGAAGTAAGGTGGATCAGTCCACTTTCTATAAGTGTAGGGGCCTGGTAAAGGACCAGCAGGCATTTGGGTTTGGGGCCTATGGTTTTTACCAGAGCAACAAAAGTAGACAGGAGAACAAAGGAAAGTTTGAAGGTTGTAAatttttgctgaaaaggaaaataaaagcaaccaaAATAATCAACAAGTTTGGACATTAAACTTCTTTTGCCTGCGTAAAGAATCTTGACCCCAGTGCCTCATAGTGGCTGATGGAACttttattggatgtttggtttgacaaacaatcaCCGCTACAGTGTTGGAACAAGTTGTTTTCATCTAACTGTTTTCAAAGACTGCAGTTGGAGACAACTGAACTAGATATTGACTTTGTAACAGAGAAGATATTAGTGCGTCTAATAATGTAGTAAATGAAGAAgtagatttctcaaacattttgcCCTCCCCACGcattataaaaaatttaaaaataagagagAAATATGATTCTGATGTAAACAGAAACTGCAAGTAGACTGAATTGATGTAGGCTGAATCAGCTGATCCTCTTTTAAAGCAGTTTCCCAAACTTTTCCATGCCACCTGAAGAGGATTAACCTCTGACCCCGTTTCTAAACCCATAGAtacaaaatatgtaagaaacataaatttttataatgtttttattcactatttaataattattacattcaaTTAGCACAAATTCTGCCTCATATCTTCTGATTTTTGTTGGCCTTCAGTTCTGTGGCGAAAGATTTTATCAAATAATACACTTTCTCATTACAATTCCCTCTTTTGATAAATGATGTGATAtattaatcacataaaattttattttactaccacagttcttgtgtttttttgttttttttttccagatgtgtCCTCCATAGCTTTAGGTTGCTTTGGTCTtgtcagaaacttttccacttcctgtttgcgaTGCTAGTTTTGAGGAGCAAAGTAGCTTTATGAATTtaacaggcagccaatcagaaaataaattaattcaactcatgttttattttaaaaatgattgaaaaacaaatgatgaaaaatgtaagatggaaatatttatgagacagaaatttgttttctgttatgcatttttttttctcatcttccctTTAACTTGCTGAAGCCCCGTACAGCGCCCCCTGGCGGCCCCACTTTGAAAAACCAGCGGTTTAAAGCGTACCTGCTCCAGATCCGCCGGGTCTCCAAACTCACAGATTCTTGCTGTGGTGAGGGGCGACCCGGCTGTGCCCCGATGGTGAAACACGACCACAGAGAAGCCCTGCCGCGCGGCCTGCTGGCAGAGCCGCTGCAGGTGGGGGGTCGTCCCTCCCCAGGACTGAGGGATGAGGAGGAGAACGGGGGGTGTCGAGGTGAAACACCCGATGGCCTTCCTCCCTGACTGCTGCTCCTTCTTCACCTCCCACCTCCTTTTCGCTGTCACCCAGTCCAGCGCCACGACCCCCCCGTCCTTCAGCAGGAGGTGCTCTCTGGTGAACTGGATGCTGTCTGCATGTTCTCCACACATTTGGCTGGAGACCGTCTTCAGGTGGGGGTCTCCCCAGGGCCAGTCGGCCAGTTTTGCCTTTGTGAGCGAGCCGCAGTGCTGCAGCAGATACCTGGCCAGTGCTGAGGGTTTGCAGATGAGCCTGGGTCCAAATGAGGTCTGACCTGATAACGTCTCTGGTGGCTTCAGCTCCAGGATCAGACAGATTGTGACCCACAGCTTCCAGCCTGCAGCCCTGACAGCCGCATTTACCCAACTGCAAAACCCCGGCCAGCAGAGACCCAAACTCAGCAGGAAAAACAAGGAGCAAGGGAGCAAACATAATAAACAATCCAACACGTATGACTCCATAggtgaataaaaaacaagagttGTCACTGGGATATTTCACAGATGACTGATGCTcagcttttctgtctttcttcagCTTTGGAAAAGGAAACTAAAAAGAAGTAAAGCAATGAAAAATGTTCCCAGTGACTGAAAAATAGAGAACTAGAGGAAATGCTCCTCCTCCGCTCCCCTTTCACCTCTCTTCATAAATCATTTACTACAAGGTCAGTCAGAAAAGGCAAACAGACAACATCAACAGGTCTCATTAATGTGAGaatcatatttatttgtattcttCACCCAGTTTGTTGGCAAATGTTTGATCACTTTATCATTCCCCCTTAGATGAAACTCACTTTAATGGCTTAGAACagcaaaaatgagcaaaaataagTCTTATAAagcatatttttacaaaattctgtcaatttcctaaaaaaataaaggtggGATCACATCTCTGACTCTGTGTCAATATGACTGGTACATTGCAGCTTTTCTCTGTGCTTCCTTaaaaagctgctgaagctgagtcAGGTTgctgaataaaattaaagtatttaGTTCTagaataaagtagaaaaaaaatctttggccAAGAGGAAGAGCATCTTATCTCACCTCTGTAAATGTTGGCTCCTTTGGTGAGGTTTTGTAGCTTGGAAATCTAGAAATATTTTGGCATAAAGTCATAGGGAAATTCtctgcataaataaaaagaaatcattatAACCAGATTTTCTAACTACATAAGACAGATTCTTGACCCCctttccaaaagaaaacatgttgggttattttgtctttcctttagcttatctaaaatgtttttaaaagtaacactttatttgacgagGTGTGCATAAggctgacatgacactgtcataaacatgacatatcACCTGTTGTGAAcgtgaaggagtctttatgaatgtctacgactgttgtcatgaaatgtcatttggtaaatgacacatttaatgcaaagttgctctaaaagttgtgttgaaagtcaattaaaagtgccaactttgcattaaatttcattatttacaaaatccTGCAaggttggcacttttaatggaatttaaatgcaacttttaaagcgattttgcattaaatgtgtcattatttaccaaatgacacttcatgagaACAGTCAGACATTCacaaagactccttcatgttcacaaCAGGTGTTCTGTCATGTTTATGTagttttacagcagaaaaatgtGGATCTGCATAACTCAGGTTCATTCTTGGGTGCTGTTTCCAGATGCATGAGGGCACACCTTGTACTGTTCAATAATATCTCACCTCACTTGGTAGGTATTGTTTTATTAGTTCTTGACTGTCAGGAAATGTTTGGACAACATTTCTTGATTATCAAGTAGTGTCACTCTACCATAAAGGTATTATCAAGGTCTAGTCATCTTGCAGCTCCTTAAACCCCCAGCCAATAGATGATGGGAAATACACACAACTGTACACACACCAGTGGACATCTGTTCaaggagaaacaaaacacaccaacacatgCAAGATTTGACAGAAGAAGAATGATTTCAAACACCTGTTCCTTCAAAAGCAACTATTCTACTGTCTTTAGTGAAATTATGTTAGCAGGTCATATGATGGCACACTGATGGAAGGTTTCTGTGATTAACTTTAACTTTATCATTAAATGCATTTGATATTGTGAAATTGATGACAGGATTTATATCAATGTACTTGTGACCATAAAAACTGAAGATATTTGTTAATTAATTTCggattaaattatgaaaaacgACGTTTGATTATTCAACACATAAAGACGAACATCGTTtaagttttagtttcagttcttttgtttgaaatgcTTGAGTGGTTTGAACACTTGAAAATTGACTCAGTTTGACTGGAAGGCTCCACCTTCATAAACAATCAGGTGACGCCCTATCTTTCAAAAACAAaggataaaagaaagaaatgaaaaatattcagcacCAAACGAACATTACCACCTGGAGAGCTCAGGAAATCAggtatagaaaatatttacatgtaattTTTAATCAATTGTGAACAGTTTTTCAATCACATTtataatatgaaataatttctaaatgtgCATCATAAAGACAGTTATTAGCTTAATACATAcgttttgaatttaattacaaatatgTGAGTAGAGTAGttgtttaaaaatctttcagcagttttttgttgtgtcaTTATTAGTTTTGGGGATGTTTTTTGAGATAAATATAGTCATTGATAATGAAAACTAATTACTGTGATCAAAAGAGATGCTTATAGGATAAGTACGTTTAATATTACTTTggtatttaattttacttttagaaaaatgaTTCACCGGaagcataattttaaaatgggaTTAAATTTTGTAACTGTGTCTGATCCAGCATAGTTTGTTAAATGCTGTTATATTTTTGGCTtgtatttctgaaattaatgcTTCTAAAATGTAAGGaatttcttaaaactcattttatgTCTTGCAGGTTTTGAAGGATTTTGTAGTTCTGCATAAGCTTTGGAAGAGATTTTATCCGTGAGATCAGGGATGACCAAGTTGGCTGTGTTGTGTTTCCTGCTTCTGCAGACTGGAGTCGAAggatttaaaatatcaaattttgttcttaatttttttaacggAGGCTCATTTACTCATGAAGTGATCACAGAGAGAGCAATCCTAAATGTCACTCTACAGGTGTGCCGTGCACTGGCTTTGTCTCAGGGAAAGACCTTCTCTTTTCCTGTAagtatttaaattaaaccattAAGTTTAACTCTTTTATCaattaaaattactttgttGAAGCAAAAGAAACACCTGCATTTGTGTGTATGTATGCAGCCACAACCTTTCTCTGCTGGGGCTGTAGCAGCTGCATGTGACGCATCAAAATCAACCAAAAGTTTCATCGACACCATTCAGAGGATCCAGAAAAGCAACCACCAAGTAGACAAGGATTATGTGCTGAGTCCAAGACATCACTGCGATGATGAAAACATAACAGAAGGACACTTTCTCATTACACGTGGTTTAACCGCTGTGAAGGCTTCCAATAAGCAACAAAACTCTGTTTTAGCGACATCAATACTGGGAGAGATACTCCATACCTTACAGGTATTTCTGCTACAGctacatgcattttattttcttgctgcCTAAAACTGTCACTCGTGAGAAATGAtcactttttattattagttgTTTGGGGCTTCATTGAATCTGCAGACAAGGGTTACCAAAGGTCTATGTTGATATCTTTACTCTGTGCTGCCCACTTGTGGCAGGACAACTCACAAAAAAGCTTGATACTTCCTTTGAGTCAATTAAGcagtagttttgttttgaaggatttCTACA from Xiphophorus maculatus strain JP 163 A chromosome 11, X_maculatus-5.0-male, whole genome shotgun sequence carries:
- the LOC102238080 gene encoding protein ABHD15-like: MESYVLDCLLCLLPCSLFFLLSLGLCWPGFCSWVNAAVRAAGWKLWVTICLILELKPPETLSGQTSFGPRLICKPSALARYLLQHCGSLTKAKLADWPWGDPHLKTVSSQMCGEHADSIQFTREHLLLKDGGVVALDWVTAKRRWEVKKEQQSGRKAIGCFTSTPPVLLLIPQSWGGTTPHLQRLCQQAARQGFSVVVFHHRGTAGSPLTTARICEFGDPADLEQAVVYVRSRHPSSVLVAVSEGSGSAVLLSYLGERGSSTCLTAAAAISPVLLGQLWFESAMPPIYRWGVLFHRKMQLSRYVSSLRGILDVDRALRSSSLRDFEEALFCSPTEKASPSTERNPASPSLRGLTSAAAWALGDRAYPAADWESYWGRNEPLRDADEVAVPVLCICSSDDPLLPPASMLPVSLFQSNPYFLLALTDRGGHCGFALDADRQTGEGRTRSEDEDEGIWSHIAVLEFLRVASDFLKEAERDWNSWRGQQEVNSVKGQKSKMNAAAMPRRRRGAMMKRSRAQPAGQSSVDDVDGESFTWKRSFTR